The following coding sequences are from one Candidatus Ozemobacteraceae bacterium window:
- a CDS encoding NUDIX hydrolase, which translates to MTFTYEYPRPTVTVDAVVLRPDLAFTRIEILLIRRGHEPFTGCLALPGGFLEMDESPLTGAARELQEETGISGIPLAPLFACGEPGRDPRARCITLVYGALVSGADLSPRGSDDADEASWFPLFDPPKMAFDHARAIREITAGLRWQARTAVIGRTCLPDSFRPEALRALHALVCPESAQGDDPAERGLRLGLLKSAGTSSELRFAIPPQPDPDWHPLPW; encoded by the coding sequence ATGACATTCACGTATGAGTATCCACGGCCGACGGTCACGGTCGACGCCGTCGTTCTCCGCCCCGACCTCGCTTTCACACGCATCGAGATCCTGCTGATCAGGCGCGGGCACGAGCCGTTCACCGGCTGTCTCGCCCTGCCGGGCGGCTTTCTCGAGATGGACGAGTCGCCCCTGACGGGAGCGGCCCGCGAACTGCAGGAGGAGACGGGCATTTCCGGAATTCCTCTCGCGCCCCTGTTCGCCTGCGGCGAGCCGGGCCGCGACCCGCGCGCGCGGTGCATCACCCTCGTCTACGGGGCGCTCGTTTCGGGGGCCGACCTCTCCCCGCGCGGCTCCGACGACGCCGACGAAGCTTCCTGGTTCCCGCTCTTCGACCCTCCGAAGATGGCGTTCGACCACGCCCGCGCGATCCGGGAGATCACGGCCGGGCTCCGATGGCAGGCGCGCACCGCCGTCATCGGCCGCACCTGTCTGCCCGACTCCTTCCGGCCGGAAGCCCTCCGGGCGCTTCACGCCCTCGTCTGTCCAGAGTCCGCGCAGGGCGACGACCCAGCCGAGCGCGGTCTCCGGCTCGGGCTCCTGAAATCCGCGGGAACGTCTAGCGAGCTCCGGTTCGCGATTCCCCCCCAGCCGGATCCCGATTGGCACCCCCTGCCCTGGTGA
- a CDS encoding DsbA family protein, translated as MAGDALTFYFDFTCPYSYLGWELLERKRREQPFQVKLVGIGANPPGNPGLLGREFWSDARWSELHAIGHKLGIVINKPPSPSSSQVALRGLSLYEGFGLTDYVSGVFKVFFRDSVDISTSKALVEHLQLNGIDTLPLLNALKDPETLKKVEEDSLLWGHARIRTVPTLEFGAERLAGLFDQRAIDNFLITLDV; from the coding sequence GTGGCGGGTGATGCGCTGACTTTCTATTTCGATTTCACGTGTCCCTATTCCTATCTCGGCTGGGAGCTGCTGGAGAGAAAACGGCGCGAGCAGCCGTTCCAGGTGAAACTGGTCGGTATCGGGGCCAACCCGCCGGGAAATCCCGGGCTGCTGGGGCGTGAGTTCTGGAGCGATGCCCGTTGGTCGGAACTTCACGCCATCGGCCACAAACTCGGTATCGTCATCAACAAGCCGCCGTCCCCGTCGTCGTCCCAGGTTGCGCTGCGCGGGCTCAGCCTGTATGAAGGATTCGGCCTGACGGATTACGTGTCGGGCGTTTTCAAGGTGTTTTTTCGGGACAGCGTCGACATCTCCACTTCAAAAGCGCTCGTGGAGCACCTTCAGTTGAACGGAATCGACACACTGCCGCTTTTGAACGCCCTGAAGGATCCCGAAACCCTCAAAAAAGTCGAAGAAGACTCGCTGCTCTGGGGTCACGCCCGCATCAGAACCGTTCCCACCCTCGAGTTCGGCGCCGAACGGCTTGCCGGTCTGTTCGACCAGCGAGCCATCGATAATTTTCTCATCACACTGGACGTCTGA